ATACGTCATGTTATTGTTTACCAAAACCTCTAGCTGGCCAATATAGGTTGCAATcattttttgttctatttaaGCAGAAGGTTATGTATCCTCAGGTTCCAAAGAatcttttttttgtccaaaatgcaCCTGGCATCTTTGTGCATCGTGTATCTAACTTCTGCCATGTGGGTGGGATAAGGGCATCACCTGGCATGTCCCCATTCCTTGCACGCTATTTACCCAGTGTGAAGAAAGAGCAGCAAGGGAAGAAAGGGGTACTCAGAGACTATATTGACCATCTGCTCAAAGCACCCATAAATATAGGTTTCTCTTGAACCACTGAACACTATCCTTTGCGCCCTGCACCAGATTCTCTAGAGGGCAGTTTGTACTATGCAATAGGTGATAGGGGTCCAGCATCCCCTTAAAATGAaccctttttattttgtaacgTTTACCTCACAGGCGCAACACCTCTGTGCTTTTTAAGGTTTAAAAAGAGTTTGAGTGAGTTATATATTTGTCTGTATCGCAGCCCATAAAGACAAGGGGACACAGCTTTTGGCAGAACTATTAAGACGTTGCAGATTGTCAGAGTTACCCACAATCCCGTTCGAAGACCTATGACCTGGCTCATATATAAAAGCGCATCCGTCAGGAGAAGTATCAGTGGGTTGAAGTAAAAGAAAAGCAGGGTAAAGTGCATTAAGAATGTGACACTTGCCCTGGAGGATACACTTTTCCATATCCCAGTTTCTCTTGTCTTATAACACAGGAATATATAACAGCCGAGTATCAGCGACAAGCACAGCAGGAAGATGCCGATGAAAAGGATGTAGCACAACTTGAGAGCATCGTCGCCATGCAACGCGACCAGAAGGATAACAGGCAGAGAGCACATCTCAAGAGGACATGGAAGTTGCTTCTGAGTAAAGTACAGGGTCAAAAATGCTATCCCAGAGGATAGGAAAGAACACAACCATAGGAGCATTATGAGTTTCTTAGTTCTCGTGGCAGGCAGCAGGGATACATAATGTAAAGGCCAGAGGACAGCCATATAGGTGTCTACAACCATTGCAGCTGCGGTGAGCACCCCTCCACAGTATGTGACAGCCAACAGAAAGAGAAACAGCACACAGATGTGCTTGGGGGTCTTTAGATTCAGTGTGTTACAAATAGTAATAGTTGTGTAGAAAAGGAGGTAAAGTATATCACAAACCAGGGTGTTTCCCATGAGCAAAAACCTTGTCTCCTGACGTATGCTGAAATTGGAGCAAATAGCCAATAACACAAGAGGCGTAGAAATCAAAGCAGCAAGGAAGCAGATAACTGTTGGTATTAGGAACATTTTCATCCCAGAACATGATGGGTACATGATCCATTCCTGCAGCATGTACTGGGTGGGTTTATCCATATTCAGCGTATGGTTGAAGTTTGTCTCTCTCTGGAGCATGAAGGAAGCGTTGACTATTCTTATTAGGCTGCATTCCAGTTCTGAAAAGTTCATCTCTTTTCTTCAGGCTGAAGGCCACAGACAGAGGATGCGTCTTCCAAGTGGCGTACGAATTGCGACTGGCAGTTACATCTTCCGCAAAAATATTATATTCGGATTTGACGGCTTTCAGATTTCACTTCAGTCGAGCCAGTTTAGATCGCAATGAAAGGTTTCTCTTGTTCCATTGAGTAAATGTTGCCTTAGATCAGAAAAAGCTTTTAAGAAGCCGTGGGTCAAAACTCATGTGAGGGTTGCTTCTAAATAATCCGGTTGCTTGTGATATTTCCATCTGAATAATTCTATCACCATAGAGAAAAACAGATGGTAGAGGTGCTTGGTTAAACAGGTACGAGAGATTGCTTTGTACATTCCACATGCACTTGGTCATAAACACAATCAAATGAGGCTTTAACAGCTCCAGACAGCTCCTTATTGATTTGATTTAGTTCAATCAGAGTTATCTTTTCATTCTGGAAATAACCATGGGAAGATGGGCTGGACGTTGTATAATGGATTAAGCACAAGGCTTGAAGCTTACTATAGATAATCAAATTGTACCAGCCACTGGAGTTGTCCTTTGTATACAAGAAAATCATCTGCTCATGGTAAAAACttgtttaaatgggttgtttaaaTCAAATTTTCCTATCATGtggagagagatattctgagacaatttgcaactgtttttttatttactgtttttttaattaatttatttatttattgttttttttttattatgtattttttgagttattcagtttTTTGCTCAGCAGATCTCCAGCAATTTTACAAATTTAGTTGAATAatttactggaatatgaataggagagggcctgaatataaagatgcgtaataaaaggtagcaataactatacatttgtagccttatagagcatttgtttttagacaaggtcaagctggaaagagtctgaagaagaaggcaaataatgcaaaaaactatacagaggaaaaaatgaagaccaattaaaagatgcttagaactggccattctataacatactaaaagttaacttgaaggtgaacgacTCCTTTAACTTTTGTGGCACAACATTTTTCTCATTTTGAAGTCACATTTTGCCACTTAAAATTTTATAAACTCCTTACGAAAAAATCTCGTCAAAGCAAAACTAAAGTATGAACAGATGGTGGGAACGGAGTCTCTAGGTTCAAATTGCTAGTGTGATTTAGTACTACCTTGGTTCCCTTTTTGTGCATTGCTGTAACAACACACTCTCATGTGTCACATTCTTTTTCCTGTCTGTTCTAATATTTGCAGGGCTGTAAGTACATTAGATGGTGGACTAGAGTCAGTGGTAGAcagagaaggcacgtgcctagggcgtaaAGCTGCGGGGGCACCAGGCACTTACCTTCTCTGTCTCATACCCTACTCCAGTCCCCTGTTGCTGGTGTGGGAGTCCTTGGTGCACATGCATGTCCTTTTCGCATACACATGCATCCTTTTTGCACATGCACGTCCTTTTCGCATTTGCATGCATCCTTTTTGCACATGCGCGTCCTTTTCACGCATATGTGTGCATATTGGGCAAAGTGACCACCCCAAGTTGCCTAGGGAGCCTGCGCTAACTAGAGTTACTAGTACAATGCAGAAAGCCTAGGGGGGGGGGAATAGATGACCAATTAGCAATGACTAAAAGGACATGTATCAATCCCTGGGGGTATTCAGCTTCAATTGTGCTCTACATACAAAGTTCTCCAAagctctcactctcactctcaaaAAGAGTCTCACTCTCACTTTGACCCACTCTTTATCATAAcattcctcattttattttaatcttaaaCTTTactcctcctcatcctcctcctcatCTCACAGCCTAGGTGTTACCACAGTGTCACATCACATACAACTCCAGGTAGATATACCAAGGGCCAACAAGCTTCTATTTGGAATATTAAAGAAACCACAGTTTTCAAAAGACAAATCCTGCTTAAACTGAGGAACCAAATGGTTGACTTCCTCCCTTTGCCTTGTTCTGCACCAGGAGTCCCCAACAttgagccatattcaaattaaACAGAgatggggaacaacacaagcatgtaaaatgttcatgagggtgccaaacaagggctgtgaccagctatgtggactggcagtaaaggagactctgtttggcaatacacttggtttttattcaaccaaaacttgcctccaaacctggaattcaaacataagcacctgctttggggccactgggagcaaccgCCAAGGGCTGGTGAGCTCTAATAACACAGCACGCTGAAGAAtgtagttaaaaagcctttatttgaaagCACATGGCTTTTGATCTGCGacaagtgcaacgtttcgggtctgTTCCCGTCCCTTTATCAAGCTTCTGATTTACAACACATGATTTATACTCATTTACAAAACGCCATCTATTGGCTACAATGTTACATTGTTTAAACAGATCTAcaattaaaggaggaggaaagtctgtttgcacttaggggtgccaaatgttaggcacccccaagtgattgtattgacttacctgaaacccccggccggtgctcctaccagcagaaaactgcaccagcccagggttataccagtgagcaccacagagagatcttgTTCCTGCTTCCTCCTTCTTCGCCGGTTGCACATGCGCAGTGCTGTTTAGCAAATAAGTTGGCTATTtggttctactgcacatgcgtctgcccgaGGAAAtttaaagaca
The genomic region above belongs to Xenopus laevis strain J_2021 chromosome 5L, Xenopus_laevis_v10.1, whole genome shotgun sequence and contains:
- the LOC121393943 gene encoding probable G-protein coupled receptor 148 encodes the protein MNFSELECSLIRIVNASFMLQRETNFNHTLNMDKPTQYMLQEWIMYPSCSGMKMFLIPTVICFLAALISTPLVLLAICSNFSIRQETRFLLMGNTLVCDILYLLFYTTITICNTLNLKTPKHICVLFLFLLAVTYCGGVLTAAAMVVDTYMAVLWPLHYVSLLPATRTKKLIMLLWLCSFLSSGIAFLTLYFTQKQLPCPLEMCSLPVILLVALHGDDALKLCYILFIGIFLLCLSLILGCYIFLCYKTRETGIWKSVSSRASVTFLMHFTLLFFYFNPLILLLTDALLYMSQVIGLRTGLWVTLTICNVLIVLPKAVSPCLYGLRYRQIYNSLKLFLNLKKHRGVAPVR